From the Maioricimonas rarisocia genome, one window contains:
- a CDS encoding STAS domain-containing protein, producing MTDLSKHFHLYKRGKLTLIGFDARHLDDPTIAADCLDRLLELVDSHQCEVLVVDLMDVKVVSSWILGVLAAVKRHGIDVELYHPTAELRDVLATTHLDNLLHIRHDKQTDETS from the coding sequence ATGACCGATCTTTCGAAGCACTTTCATCTGTACAAGAGGGGCAAGCTGACGCTCATCGGATTCGACGCGCGTCATCTTGATGATCCCACGATTGCGGCAGATTGTCTCGACCGGCTGCTCGAGCTCGTCGACAGCCACCAGTGCGAAGTTCTGGTCGTCGATCTGATGGACGTGAAGGTCGTCTCGAGCTGGATCCTGGGCGTCCTCGCGGCCGTCAAGCGGCACGGTATCGATGTCGAGCTGTACCATCCGACAGCCGAACTCCGCGACGTGCTGGCCACGACGCATCTGGATAATCTGCTGCACATCCGTCACGACAAGCAAACAGACGAGACCAGCTGA
- the hslU gene encoding ATP-dependent protease ATPase subunit HslU yields the protein MQELTPRQVVEKLDQHIVGQDDAKRAVAVALRNRWRWKQLSEEIRREVTPKNIIMIGPTGVGKTEITRRLAQLTGAPFIKIEATKYTEVGYYGRDVESMVRDLVEAAIQLVKAAKREEVEPKAKVRVEERLLELLLPAPQDAWDSQEDADAQARHERTKEKFREMLRAGQCEDREVELRVEQRQAPVQIFSNMGMEQMDMDFQNMFERLMPKNAQKRKMSIADARKILLEQEIEALMDADVIHEEAIRLAENTGIIFIDELDKICGPEEGSKQADVSRQGVQRDLLPIVEGTTVQTRYGNMKTDHILFIAAGAFHRSRPSDLMPELQGRFPIRVELQDLTRDDYLRILTEPSSSLTRQYAALLETDGVKVEFKEDGLSALADIAWDVNQSSQNIGARRLHTLLERLLEEVSFEAPDNVSGTVTIDREYVHNRLDKVTQTEDLSKFIL from the coding sequence GTGCAGGAGCTGACCCCCCGGCAGGTTGTCGAAAAGCTCGATCAGCACATCGTCGGCCAGGACGATGCCAAGCGGGCCGTCGCGGTCGCGCTGCGCAATCGCTGGCGATGGAAGCAACTGTCCGAAGAAATCCGCCGCGAAGTCACCCCCAAGAACATCATCATGATCGGGCCCACGGGGGTGGGGAAGACCGAGATCACTCGCCGCCTGGCCCAGCTGACCGGTGCTCCGTTCATCAAGATCGAAGCGACCAAGTACACCGAGGTCGGCTACTACGGTCGCGACGTCGAGAGCATGGTCCGCGATCTGGTCGAGGCGGCCATTCAACTCGTCAAGGCGGCCAAGCGGGAGGAAGTCGAACCGAAAGCGAAAGTCCGCGTCGAGGAACGGCTGCTTGAACTGCTGCTGCCCGCCCCCCAGGATGCGTGGGATTCGCAGGAAGACGCCGACGCACAGGCCCGTCACGAGCGGACGAAAGAGAAGTTCCGCGAGATGCTGCGGGCCGGTCAGTGCGAAGACCGCGAAGTCGAACTGCGCGTCGAACAGCGTCAGGCCCCGGTCCAGATCTTCTCCAACATGGGCATGGAGCAGATGGACATGGACTTCCAGAACATGTTCGAACGCCTGATGCCCAAAAACGCGCAGAAACGGAAGATGTCCATCGCCGATGCCCGCAAGATTCTGCTCGAGCAGGAGATCGAGGCATTGATGGACGCGGACGTCATCCACGAAGAGGCCATTCGGCTGGCTGAGAACACCGGCATCATCTTCATCGACGAGCTGGACAAGATCTGCGGCCCCGAGGAAGGGAGTAAGCAGGCGGACGTCAGCCGTCAGGGGGTGCAGCGCGATCTGCTGCCAATCGTCGAAGGGACGACCGTGCAGACCCGCTACGGCAACATGAAGACCGACCACATCCTGTTTATTGCGGCCGGAGCATTCCACCGCTCGCGTCCCTCCGACCTGATGCCGGAACTGCAGGGCCGGTTTCCGATTCGCGTTGAACTGCAGGATCTCACCCGCGACGACTACCTCCGCATTCTCACCGAACCGAGCAGCTCGCTCACCCGGCAGTATGCGGCGCTGCTGGAGACGGACGGTGTCAAAGTCGAGTTCAAGGAGGACGGACTCTCGGCACTCGCCGACATCGCCTGGGACGTCAACCAGTCGTCGCAGAACATCGGTGCCCGCCGTCTGCATACCCTGCTGGAACGGCTGCTCGAGGAGGTCAGCTTCGAAGCTCCGGATAACGTCAGCGGGACGGTGACGATCGACCGCGAGTACGTCCACAACCGGCTGGACAAGGTCACGCAGACCGAAGACCTGAGCAAGTTTATTTTGTAG
- a CDS encoding Gfo/Idh/MocA family protein — MSDSSRITRRDVLKRTSAAAAGFAAAPWIIPSTAFGANERITVGCIGLRNQGKGNLQRFLKAGCNVAAVCDVDSDVRAKAAKIVTDRNRSVDEYGDYLELLDRKDLDAVVITTPDHWHALMTIHACQAGKDVYCEKPLSLTIAEGRRMVQAARENNRVVQTGSQQRSSKEFWTACTLVRNGVIGKVETVLAGINKPNHPGELGPDTEPPAVLDYDRWLGPAPWRNYNEKRVHYNFRFWWDYSGGQMTNFGAHHLDIAQWGLGTDDTGPIATEGTATFHTKGYHEVTETCRITHTYANGVKLIAGQGQKDIPGGTTFIGTKGRIYVNRGKLRVEPEELLEQDVAALPEQLIRSTNHTANFLECMRTREKPICDVEIGHRSATVCHLGNIVARLGRSIKWDPQTEQIVGDAEAQEMTDKAYRKPWSRTQPFATAKS; from the coding sequence ATGTCCGATTCATCGCGAATCACTCGTCGCGACGTGCTCAAGCGAACTTCGGCGGCGGCAGCGGGCTTTGCTGCAGCGCCGTGGATCATTCCCTCGACCGCATTCGGCGCCAACGAGCGGATCACCGTCGGGTGCATCGGATTGCGCAACCAGGGCAAAGGGAACCTGCAGCGGTTCCTGAAGGCCGGCTGCAACGTCGCGGCTGTCTGTGACGTCGATTCCGACGTCCGTGCCAAGGCGGCGAAGATCGTCACCGACCGCAACCGTTCGGTTGACGAGTATGGCGACTATCTGGAACTGCTCGATCGCAAGGACTTGGACGCGGTCGTCATCACGACGCCCGATCACTGGCACGCATTGATGACGATTCACGCCTGCCAGGCCGGCAAGGACGTCTACTGCGAGAAGCCGCTGAGCCTGACGATCGCCGAAGGTCGCCGTATGGTCCAGGCAGCCCGGGAGAACAACCGCGTCGTGCAGACCGGTTCGCAGCAGCGTTCATCGAAGGAGTTCTGGACCGCCTGCACGCTGGTGCGCAACGGCGTGATCGGCAAGGTCGAGACGGTGCTGGCCGGCATCAACAAGCCGAACCATCCCGGAGAACTCGGCCCGGACACCGAACCGCCTGCCGTGCTCGATTACGACCGCTGGCTCGGCCCGGCTCCGTGGCGGAACTACAACGAGAAGCGGGTGCACTACAACTTCCGCTTCTGGTGGGACTACTCGGGCGGTCAGATGACCAACTTCGGCGCTCATCACCTCGACATCGCGCAGTGGGGACTTGGAACCGACGACACCGGCCCGATCGCAACCGAAGGAACGGCGACGTTCCACACCAAGGGATACCACGAAGTGACCGAGACCTGCCGCATCACTCACACGTATGCCAACGGTGTGAAGCTGATCGCCGGCCAGGGACAGAAGGACATCCCGGGCGGTACGACGTTCATCGGCACAAAAGGGCGAATCTACGTCAACCGCGGCAAGCTGCGGGTCGAGCCGGAGGAACTGCTCGAACAGGATGTCGCCGCACTTCCCGAGCAGCTGATTCGCAGCACGAACCACACGGCGAATTTCCTCGAGTGCATGCGGACCCGGGAAAAGCCGATCTGCGATGTCGAGATCGGTCACCGGAGTGCGACCGTCTGCCATCTGGGCAACATCGTCGCCCGGCTGGGGCGGAGCATCAAATGGGATCCGCAGACCGAGCAGATCGTCGGTGACGCCGAAGCGCAGGAAATGACCGACAAGGCTTACCGCAAACCGTGGTCGCGGACGCAGCCGTTTGCGACGGCGAAGTCGTAG
- the hslV gene encoding ATP-dependent protease subunit HslV: MNDHPIPSHSKRIPARSTTILSVRHNGQVAIGGDGQVTYGSSILKQDTRKLRKLLNDQVIVGFAGSTADAFALMERFEAKAKDYPGNLPRAATELARDWRTDRMLRRLEAMMIVVNPEHNLLITGQGDVVSPSDGILGIGSGGQFAVAAARGLVRHASLSAADIVRESLAIASEIDVYTNSNIVVEEFPCRS, translated from the coding sequence GTGAACGATCATCCCATACCGTCCCACTCCAAACGTATTCCGGCACGCTCGACCACGATTCTGAGCGTCCGCCATAACGGGCAGGTGGCCATCGGTGGCGACGGCCAGGTCACGTACGGCTCGAGCATTCTCAAGCAGGATACGCGTAAGCTCCGCAAGCTGCTCAACGATCAGGTGATCGTCGGCTTTGCCGGGTCCACCGCCGACGCCTTTGCCCTCATGGAACGGTTTGAAGCCAAGGCGAAGGACTACCCCGGCAATCTTCCCCGGGCGGCGACGGAACTGGCGCGGGACTGGCGGACCGACCGCATGCTGCGTCGTCTCGAAGCGATGATGATCGTCGTCAATCCCGAGCACAATCTGCTGATTACCGGGCAGGGTGACGTCGTTTCTCCCAGCGATGGCATTCTGGGGATCGGGTCCGGCGGACAGTTTGCCGTCGCGGCTGCACGCGGACTCGTCCGGCATGCCTCTTTGTCGGCTGCCGACATCGTGCGCGAGTCGCTGGCCATCGCCTCGGAGATCGACGTCTATACCAACAGCAACATCGTGGTGGAGGAATTCCCGTGCAGGAGCTGA
- a CDS encoding TolB family protein, with protein sequence MAWIALILTVLPLQADDPAAGRPEQAAAQQEAEFLGDVRQVTFGLPRAGEGYFSPDGETIVFQAYPVGYPFYQIYVQPLDERVPFRISPGRGRTTCAYFTPDGDRILFASAHTNPDVEQIEAEARQLAAEGGRRRYQWDFDPHMDIYVVNADGTGMKQLTDAPGYDAEGSYSPDGSQIVFTSTRDGDPDLYIMNADGSNVRQLTDVDGYDGGPFFSPDGNWVIFRSDRQQEHMLQIFAISTDGKTEVQLTDDLNTVNWAPYFHPSGKYIVWTRADYSRGPRFANFDLYTMDIESDEKTFRGGKTQRITFHEKADVLPVFSPDGSKLMWTSSRTEDGSSQLWIADWLRD encoded by the coding sequence ATGGCGTGGATCGCGCTGATCCTGACGGTCCTCCCGCTGCAGGCAGACGACCCGGCCGCCGGCCGTCCCGAGCAGGCCGCCGCGCAGCAGGAAGCCGAATTTCTGGGCGATGTTCGCCAGGTCACGTTCGGTCTGCCCCGCGCTGGCGAGGGATACTTCTCTCCCGATGGCGAGACGATCGTGTTTCAGGCGTATCCCGTGGGGTACCCGTTCTACCAGATCTACGTGCAGCCGCTGGATGAACGGGTCCCGTTCCGCATCAGCCCGGGGCGCGGACGCACGACGTGCGCCTACTTCACGCCGGATGGCGACAGGATCCTGTTCGCCTCGGCCCACACGAATCCCGACGTCGAGCAGATCGAAGCCGAGGCCCGCCAGCTCGCCGCGGAGGGTGGACGCCGACGCTACCAGTGGGACTTCGATCCCCACATGGATATCTACGTGGTGAACGCGGACGGCACCGGGATGAAGCAACTGACCGACGCCCCCGGCTACGACGCCGAAGGCAGCTACTCCCCCGACGGAAGCCAGATCGTGTTCACGTCGACACGGGACGGCGATCCGGACCTGTACATCATGAACGCCGACGGCAGCAACGTCCGGCAACTGACCGACGTCGACGGATACGACGGCGGGCCGTTCTTCTCTCCGGACGGCAACTGGGTCATCTTCCGCAGTGATCGTCAACAGGAGCACATGCTGCAGATCTTCGCGATCTCGACCGACGGGAAGACCGAAGTGCAGCTGACGGACGACCTGAATACCGTCAACTGGGCGCCCTATTTTCACCCCAGCGGCAAATACATCGTGTGGACCCGCGCGGACTATTCGCGTGGGCCCCGCTTCGCCAACTTCGATCTGTACACGATGGACATCGAGTCGGACGAGAAAACGTTCCGCGGTGGAAAGACGCAGCGGATCACCTTCCACGAAAAGGCGGATGTCCTGCCGGTCTTCAGTCCAGACGGATCGAAGCTGATGTGGACGTCCAGCCGGACCGAAGACGGCAGCAGCCAGCTCTGGATTGCCGACTGGCTGCGTGACTGA